The Cervus canadensis isolate Bull #8, Minnesota chromosome 29, ASM1932006v1, whole genome shotgun sequence genome includes a window with the following:
- the CPSF7 gene encoding cleavage and polyadenylation specificity factor subunit 7 isoform X2, whose product MSEGVDLIDIYADEEFNQDPEFNNTDQIDLYDDVLTATSQPSDDRSSSTEPPPPVRQEPSPKPNNKTPAILYTYSGLRNRRAAVYVGSFSWWTTDQQLIQVIRSIGVYDVVELKFAENRANGQSKGYAEVVVASENSVHKLLELLPGKVLNGEKVDVRPATRQNLSQFEAQARKRIPPRAHSRDSSDSADGRATPSENLVPSSARVDKPPSVLPYFNRPPSALPLMGLPPPPIPPPPPLSSSFGVPPPPPGIHYQHLMPPPPRLPPHLAVPPPGAIPPALHLNPAFFPPPNATVGPPPDTYMKASAPYNHHGSRDSGPPPSTVSEAEFEDIMKRNRAISSSAISKAVSGASAGDYSDAIETLLTAIAVIKQSRVANDERCRVLISSLKDCLHGIEAKSYSVGASGSSSRKRHRSRERSPSRSRESSRRHRDLLHNEDRHDDYFQERNREHERHRDRERDRHH is encoded by the exons ATGTCAGAAGGAGTTGACTTGATTGATATATATGCTGACGAGGAATTCAATCAG GACCCAGAGTTCAACAACACAGATCAGATTGACCTGTATGATGACGTGTTGACAGCCACTTCACAGCCCTCAGATGACAGAAGCAGCAGCACTGAGCCACCTCCTCCTGTTCGCCAGGAGCCATCTCCCAAGCCCAATAACAAGACCCCTGCAATTCTGTACACCTACAGTGGCCTGCGCAATAGGCGAGCTGCTGTCTATGTGGGCAGTTTCTCCTGG TGGACCACAGACCAGCAGCTGATCCAGGTTATTCGCTCTATAGGAGTCTATGATGTGGTGGAGTTGAAATTTGCAGAGAATCGAGCAAATGGCCAGTCCAAAGG GTATGCTGAGGTGGTGGTAGCCTCTGAAAACTCTGTCCACAAATTGTTGGAACTTCTGCCCGGAAAAGTTCttaatggagaaaaagtggaCGTGAGGCCGGCCACCCGGCAGAACCTGTCACAGTTTGAGGCACAGGCTCGGAAAC GAATACCTCCACGGGCCCACTCCCGAGATTCTAGTGATTCTGCTGATGGACGGGCCACACCCTCTGAGAACCTTGTGCCCTCATCTGCCCGTGTGGATAAGCCCCCCAGTGTGCTGCCCTACTTTAATCGCCCTCCTTCAGCCCTTCCCCTGATgggcctccccccacctcccattccACCCCCACCACCTCTCTCCTCAAGCTTTGgggtccctcctcctcctcctggcatCCACTACCAACATCTCATGCCCCCTCCTCCTCGATTACCTCCTCATCTGGCTGTACCTCCCCCCGGGGCCATCCCACCTGCCCTTCACCTCAATCCAGCCTTCTTCCCCCCACCAAATGCCACAGTGGGGCCTCCACCAGATACTTACATGAAAGCCTCAGCACCCTATAACCACCATGGCAG CCGAGATTCGGGCCCTCCGCCGTCTACAGTGAGTGAAGCAGAATTTGAAGACATCATGAAGCGGAACAGAGCAATTTCCAGCAGTGCCATTTCCAAAGCTGTATCTGGAGCCAGTGCAG GGGATTACAGTGACGCGATTGAGACGCTGCTCACAGCCATTGCTGTTATCAAACAGTCCCGGGTCGCCAATGATGAGCGTTGCCGTGTCCTCATCTCCTCTCTTAAGGACTGTCTTCATGGCATTGAAGCCAAGTCTTACAGTGTGGGTGCCAGCGGGAGCTCGTCCAG GAAAAGACATCGGTCCCGAGAGAGGTCACCAAGCCGGTCCCGGGAAAGCAGCAGGAGGCACCGGGACCTGCTTCATAATGAAGATCGGCATGATGATTACTTCCAAGAAAGGAACCGAGAGCACGAGAGACACCGGGATAGGGAACGGGACCGGCACCACTGA
- the CPSF7 gene encoding cleavage and polyadenylation specificity factor subunit 7 isoform X1: protein MSEGVDLIDIYADEEFNQDPEFNNTDQIDLYDDVLTATSQPSDDRSSSTEPPPPVRQEPSPKPNNKTPAILYTYSGLRNRRAAVYVGSFSWWTTDQQLIQVIRSIGVYDVVELKFAENRANGQSKGYAEVVVASENSVHKLLELLPGKVLNGEKVDVRPATRQNLSQFEAQARKRECVRVPRGGIPPRAHSRDSSDSADGRATPSENLVPSSARVDKPPSVLPYFNRPPSALPLMGLPPPPIPPPPPLSSSFGVPPPPPGIHYQHLMPPPPRLPPHLAVPPPGAIPPALHLNPAFFPPPNATVGPPPDTYMKASAPYNHHGSRDSGPPPSTVSEAEFEDIMKRNRAISSSAISKAVSGASAGDYSDAIETLLTAIAVIKQSRVANDERCRVLISSLKDCLHGIEAKSYSVGASGSSSRKRHRSRERSPSRSRESSRRHRDLLHNEDRHDDYFQERNREHERHRDRERDRHH, encoded by the exons ATGTCAGAAGGAGTTGACTTGATTGATATATATGCTGACGAGGAATTCAATCAG GACCCAGAGTTCAACAACACAGATCAGATTGACCTGTATGATGACGTGTTGACAGCCACTTCACAGCCCTCAGATGACAGAAGCAGCAGCACTGAGCCACCTCCTCCTGTTCGCCAGGAGCCATCTCCCAAGCCCAATAACAAGACCCCTGCAATTCTGTACACCTACAGTGGCCTGCGCAATAGGCGAGCTGCTGTCTATGTGGGCAGTTTCTCCTGG TGGACCACAGACCAGCAGCTGATCCAGGTTATTCGCTCTATAGGAGTCTATGATGTGGTGGAGTTGAAATTTGCAGAGAATCGAGCAAATGGCCAGTCCAAAGG GTATGCTGAGGTGGTGGTAGCCTCTGAAAACTCTGTCCACAAATTGTTGGAACTTCTGCCCGGAAAAGTTCttaatggagaaaaagtggaCGTGAGGCCGGCCACCCGGCAGAACCTGTCACAGTTTGAGGCACAGGCTCGGAAACGTGAGTGCGTCCGAGTCCCAAGAGGGG GAATACCTCCACGGGCCCACTCCCGAGATTCTAGTGATTCTGCTGATGGACGGGCCACACCCTCTGAGAACCTTGTGCCCTCATCTGCCCGTGTGGATAAGCCCCCCAGTGTGCTGCCCTACTTTAATCGCCCTCCTTCAGCCCTTCCCCTGATgggcctccccccacctcccattccACCCCCACCACCTCTCTCCTCAAGCTTTGgggtccctcctcctcctcctggcatCCACTACCAACATCTCATGCCCCCTCCTCCTCGATTACCTCCTCATCTGGCTGTACCTCCCCCCGGGGCCATCCCACCTGCCCTTCACCTCAATCCAGCCTTCTTCCCCCCACCAAATGCCACAGTGGGGCCTCCACCAGATACTTACATGAAAGCCTCAGCACCCTATAACCACCATGGCAG CCGAGATTCGGGCCCTCCGCCGTCTACAGTGAGTGAAGCAGAATTTGAAGACATCATGAAGCGGAACAGAGCAATTTCCAGCAGTGCCATTTCCAAAGCTGTATCTGGAGCCAGTGCAG GGGATTACAGTGACGCGATTGAGACGCTGCTCACAGCCATTGCTGTTATCAAACAGTCCCGGGTCGCCAATGATGAGCGTTGCCGTGTCCTCATCTCCTCTCTTAAGGACTGTCTTCATGGCATTGAAGCCAAGTCTTACAGTGTGGGTGCCAGCGGGAGCTCGTCCAG GAAAAGACATCGGTCCCGAGAGAGGTCACCAAGCCGGTCCCGGGAAAGCAGCAGGAGGCACCGGGACCTGCTTCATAATGAAGATCGGCATGATGATTACTTCCAAGAAAGGAACCGAGAGCACGAGAGACACCGGGATAGGGAACGGGACCGGCACCACTGA
- the LOC122430739 gene encoding basic proline-rich protein-like codes for MASEERSRARRMDKARKMPLRDAASRQSELGPTRSAPPPASRRPSLSQATGARGARCPSPSGPTGAAPQLPVARRQSPGLCSYGPSDGAANNDSREARRPSPPHLPRPQAARTRPDAFGSLPQRPAPPAARQFWLPQTQPTPSPPQRRPRALFRPSRPPAARPRYREYGGGGGESGLGPKRANRSRPQVPPPPAAGVTRTVTSAIREDASSCSSLRRRCLRHWCSKVSGSGRAIGL; via the exons ATGGCTTCGGAAGAAAGATCTCGCGCCCGGAGAATGGACAAGGCAAGAAAGATGCCACTGCG AGACGCAGCATCCCGGCAGTCCGAGCTCGGCCCCACCcgctccgccccgcccccggcctcgCGCCGCCCCTCGCTCTCCCAGGCCACCGGGGCTCGCGGGGCTCGCTGCCCATCACCCTCAGGCCCGACCGGAGCTGCGCCGCAGCTGCCCGTGGCGCGACGACAAAGTCCAGGCCTCTGCTCCTACGGGCCCTCGGATGGCGCTGCGAACAACGACAGCCGCGAAGCCCGCAGGCCCAGTCCGCCGCACCTGCCGAGGCCCCAAGCTGCCCGG ACCCGGCCCGACGCCTTCGGCTCCCTCCCTCAAAGGCCCGCGCCTCCCGCCGCCCGCCAATTCTGGTTGCCCCAAACTCAACCGACCCCCTCCCCGCCTCAGCGCCGTCCCCGAGCCCTCTTCCGGCCCAGCCGGCCCCCGGCCGCGCGCCCCCGTTACCGGGAatatggcggcggcggcggcgagtcTGGACTAGGCCCGAAGCGCGCGAACCGCTCTCGGCCCCAGGTcccgcccccccccgccgccGGCGTCACACGCACAGTCACTTCCGCCATACGCGAGGACGCATCTTCCTGCTCAAGTCTTCGGCGCCGCTGTCTGCGGCACTGGTGTTCGAAAGTATCCGGAAGTGGCCGGGCCATAGGCCTTTGA
- the SDHAF2 gene encoding succinate dehydrogenase assembly factor 2, mitochondrial yields MAVVAVFPALARMLALSRRHLVSPSLSMTSCRRCYRGDSPRDSQKDMIEIPLPPWQERTDESIETKRARLLYESRKRGMLENCILLSLFAKEHLQHMTEKQLNLYDRLINEPSNDWDIYYWATEAKPAPEIFENEVMALLRDFAKNKNKEQRLRAPDLEYLFEKPH; encoded by the exons ATGGCGGTGGTCGCTGTCTTCCCGGCTCTTGCGCGG ATGCTTGCTCTGTCAAGGCGCCACCTAGTGTCtccttcactcagcatgacatcATGCAGACGCTGCTACAGAGGTGACAGCCCGAGAGATTCCCAGAAGGATATGATTGAAATCCCTTTGCCTCCATGGCAGGAGCGAACTGATGAATCTATAGAAACCAAACGAGCCCGGCTGCTCTATGAGAGCAGGAAGAGGGGAATGCTGGAAAACTGCATCCTGCTTAG CCTCTTCGCTAAGGAACATCTGCAGCACATGACAGAGAAACAGCTGAACCTCTACGATCGCCTGATTAATGAACCCAGTAACGACTGGGATATTTACTACTGGGCTACAG AAGCAAAACCAGCCCCAGAAATATTTGAAAACGAAGTCATGGCCCTGCTGAGAGACTTCGctaagaacaaaaacaaagagcagCGACTGCGGGCCCCGGATCTTGAATACCTCTTCGAAAAGCCACATTGA